From a region of the Haloferax volcanii DS2 genome:
- a CDS encoding FecCD family ABC transporter permease translates to MSGTTPTEQSSGSVLTRLFGWIDGSLVSLCLASLVVVVAGGLVQVSFGAFSMTIAEAWRAVFDPAVIFDPQVWQVFLLGGELPELGRRTLIVWNIRLPRVFVAILVGANLAISGAIFQAVTRNELASPFILGVSSGAGLLILLTLVVFSGLVAYLPLLAALGGMFAFVLVYLIAWKNGTSPVRLVLAGVIVGTVFQSLQTGLFFFVDDIGVVQSAIAWTTGSLTGTDWEQVRMALPWSIIAVGLALGSSRQLNVLLLGEQTARSLGMSIEKVRFALSGVAVLAAAASIAVAGIVGFVGLVVPHLVRNVVGSDYKRLVVGCLFAGPALMVAADVGARLALNPIQLPVGVVTGLVGGPYFLYLMRKQQNIGEV, encoded by the coding sequence GTGAGCGGGACGACGCCGACCGAACAGTCTTCCGGGTCGGTGCTGACCCGGCTGTTCGGATGGATTGACGGCTCGCTCGTGTCGCTTTGCCTCGCCAGTCTCGTCGTCGTCGTGGCCGGCGGCCTCGTGCAGGTCAGCTTCGGCGCGTTCTCAATGACCATCGCCGAGGCGTGGCGCGCCGTCTTCGACCCCGCGGTCATCTTCGACCCGCAGGTCTGGCAGGTGTTCCTCCTCGGCGGCGAACTTCCCGAACTCGGTCGCCGGACGCTCATCGTCTGGAACATCCGGCTTCCGCGGGTGTTCGTCGCCATTCTCGTCGGCGCGAACCTCGCAATCTCCGGCGCGATTTTCCAGGCGGTCACCCGGAACGAACTGGCGAGTCCGTTCATCCTCGGCGTCTCGTCGGGGGCCGGACTGCTCATCCTCCTCACGCTCGTCGTCTTCTCGGGACTCGTGGCGTACCTCCCGCTTTTGGCGGCGCTCGGCGGGATGTTCGCGTTCGTTCTCGTCTACCTCATCGCGTGGAAGAACGGCACCTCGCCGGTCAGGCTCGTCCTCGCGGGCGTCATCGTCGGCACCGTCTTCCAGAGCCTCCAGACGGGGCTGTTCTTCTTCGTCGACGACATCGGCGTCGTCCAGTCCGCTATCGCGTGGACGACCGGGTCGCTCACCGGCACCGACTGGGAGCAGGTCCGCATGGCCCTCCCGTGGTCCATCATCGCCGTCGGCCTCGCGCTCGGAAGCTCCCGCCAGCTCAACGTCCTGCTTCTGGGCGAGCAGACCGCCCGCTCGCTCGGGATGTCCATCGAGAAGGTCAGATTCGCCCTCTCGGGCGTCGCGGTCCTCGCGGCCGCGGCGAGCATCGCCGTCGCCGGCATCGTCGGCTTCGTCGGCCTCGTCGTCCCGCACCTCGTGCGGAACGTGGTCGGCAGCGACTACAAGCGCCTCGTCGTCGGCTGTCTGTTCGCCGGCCCGGCGCTGATGGTCGCCGCCGACGTGGGCGCGCGCCTCGCGCTCAACCCGATTCAGCTCCCGGTCGGCGTCGTCACGGGCCTCGTCGGCGGGCCGTACTTCCTCTACCTCATGCGCAAACAGCAGAACATCGGTGAAGTGTGA
- a CDS encoding ABC transporter ATP-binding protein — protein MSNQQPENPKQMAQHGETDANTSGNERVESDSDRESALAGDALELSYPTSEEPVVECDRIDIPRGEITALVGPNGSGKSTLLKSLAKQLSPDSGSVYLDGKSISEYDDKAFARELGMLSQQHDSPTSLTVEDLVYHGRYPHRSFFEQVSDDDHEAVERAIDLAGVEHIRDKQIGNLSGGQSQLAWIAMVLAQDTDVLLLDEPTTYLDLHHQLRVLETVRQLNEERDVTVAVVLHDIAQAARFADYLVAMQDGELYDWGPPREVVTEELLADVFRVEAAVNYSPDPEIVPKRSL, from the coding sequence ATGTCGAACCAGCAACCAGAGAACCCCAAACAGATGGCACAACACGGCGAAACAGACGCGAATACGAGCGGAAACGAGCGCGTCGAAAGCGACTCCGACCGCGAGAGTGCGCTCGCCGGCGACGCCCTCGAACTCTCGTATCCGACGAGCGAGGAGCCGGTCGTCGAGTGCGACCGCATCGACATCCCGCGCGGCGAAATCACGGCGCTCGTCGGGCCGAACGGCTCCGGCAAGAGCACGCTTCTGAAGTCGCTCGCCAAACAGCTCTCGCCCGACAGCGGCAGCGTCTACCTCGACGGGAAATCCATCAGCGAGTACGACGACAAGGCGTTCGCCCGCGAGTTGGGGATGCTCTCCCAACAGCACGACTCGCCCACGTCGCTCACCGTCGAGGACCTCGTCTACCACGGCCGGTACCCCCACCGGAGCTTCTTCGAGCAGGTCAGCGACGACGACCACGAGGCGGTCGAGCGCGCCATCGACCTCGCGGGCGTCGAGCACATCCGCGACAAGCAGATTGGCAACCTCTCGGGCGGCCAGAGCCAACTCGCGTGGATTGCGATGGTGCTCGCACAGGACACCGACGTGCTCCTCCTCGACGAGCCGACGACGTACCTCGACTTACACCACCAGCTCCGCGTGCTGGAGACGGTCCGCCAACTCAACGAGGAACGCGACGTGACGGTCGCGGTCGTCCTCCACGACATCGCGCAGGCCGCGCGGTTCGCGGACTACCTCGTCGCCATGCAGGACGGCGAACTGTACGACTGGGGGCCGCCGCGCGAGGTCGTCACCGAGGAACTCCTCGCAGACGTGTTCCGCGTCGAGGCCGCGGTCAACTACTCGCCCGACCCGGAAATCGTCCCGAAGCGCTCGCTGTAA
- a CDS encoding FKBP-type peptidyl-prolyl cis-trans isomerase, whose translation MAIESGDRVALAYVGRFEDGTVFNTSRYEVAVEHGLFEAQEKDRDDYAPQTFVVGAGQIIPGLDEAVVGMSAGEEATVTVPPEDAYGEFDPDRIRTYDAETFEGMVGETPEVGLHVHAENGLHGDVTAVRDDEVEVDFNHELAGKTLVFDIEIVAVQ comes from the coding sequence ATGGCAATCGAGTCGGGAGACCGCGTCGCGCTCGCGTACGTCGGACGCTTCGAAGACGGGACCGTCTTCAACACCTCGCGGTACGAGGTGGCGGTCGAACACGGCCTGTTCGAGGCCCAGGAGAAGGACCGCGACGACTACGCCCCCCAGACGTTCGTCGTCGGCGCGGGCCAGATTATTCCGGGGCTAGACGAGGCCGTCGTCGGGATGTCGGCCGGCGAGGAAGCGACCGTGACCGTCCCGCCGGAAGACGCCTACGGCGAGTTCGACCCCGACCGAATCCGAACCTACGACGCCGAGACGTTCGAGGGGATGGTCGGTGAGACGCCCGAGGTCGGCCTGCACGTCCACGCCGAAAACGGGCTTCACGGCGACGTGACCGCCGTCCGCGACGACGAGGTCGAAGTCGACTTCAACCACGAACTCGCGGGGAAGACGCTCGTCTTCGACATCGAAATCGTCGCCGTCCAGTAG
- the fer gene encoding ferredoxin Fer, which produces MDSPFETLGIDPDADEDELVDAYRRRVKSAHPDHGGSAEEFQAVRTAYEAIRGGYEPGDELEPVDTDGRRPTDEEATRNGKHDADAARNGHAGSGAETGGEGAGGDSGSEPEPERRGARVEFLDYDVVTERGWSLTDDDLFEKAAESGLDGDAYGEVFVEPRTNLLKAAEDAGHSWPFACRGGACANCAVAVVAGEVKMPSNHILSEEMLDQGVRLSCISLPVTDDLQVVYNIEHLPGLDELRLPPQHARKMSTGR; this is translated from the coding sequence GTGGACTCCCCGTTCGAGACGCTCGGCATCGACCCGGACGCAGACGAGGACGAACTCGTCGACGCGTACCGTCGGCGGGTGAAGTCGGCCCACCCGGACCACGGCGGGTCGGCGGAGGAATTTCAGGCGGTTCGGACGGCATACGAGGCGATTCGGGGCGGCTACGAACCCGGCGACGAACTCGAACCCGTCGACACGGACGGCCGCCGACCGACCGACGAGGAGGCGACCCGAAATGGAAAGCACGACGCCGATGCCGCTCGGAACGGCCACGCCGGAAGCGGGGCCGAAACCGGCGGCGAGGGCGCTGGCGGCGACTCCGGCTCGGAGCCAGAGCCCGAACGGCGTGGGGCGCGAGTCGAGTTCCTCGATTACGACGTGGTCACCGAGCGCGGCTGGTCGCTCACCGACGACGACCTCTTCGAGAAAGCCGCCGAAAGCGGCCTCGACGGCGACGCCTACGGCGAGGTGTTCGTCGAGCCGCGGACCAACCTCCTGAAGGCCGCCGAGGACGCCGGCCACAGTTGGCCGTTCGCCTGCCGCGGCGGGGCGTGTGCGAACTGCGCGGTGGCGGTCGTCGCAGGCGAGGTGAAGATGCCCTCGAACCACATCCTCTCCGAGGAGATGCTGGACCAAGGCGTCCGGCTGTCGTGTATCAGCCTCCCGGTGACCGACGACCTGCAAGTCGTCTACAACATCGAACACCTCCCCGGCCTCGACGAGCTTCGGCTCCCCCCGCAGCACGCCCGGAAGATGAGTACGGGACGGTGA
- a CDS encoding lysylphosphatidylglycerol synthase domain-containing protein, which produces MRRGVRFVVGAGLGIGALAAYLWYVGPEEVGSRVAAVAPWAVAAVGVLMLAEATVDGLGVWASVRPLRGGLSARASVQFAFAGDFFDVLSPAGPVSSEPIMAQFFGVATETSYSEALGVRGVAKYVKSAAQLLLSVALVGVLFLDAPASRFVLVTLAGAVAALVVVGAALVWARGALSMVVVAALTPVVRVVTGVTRRTPLGRDAVAGAVERFWERVVQFRDAPELLGVIALSGVFEQLLTSLAPWVALAGTGTTVALIPIVAVIPLPQAASVVPVPGSLGAYDVLLAGALSLTTGAPAAGAAAAVLVVRTFELLVSLGCGGVATGFLRGVRA; this is translated from the coding sequence GTGAGACGCGGGGTTCGGTTCGTCGTCGGCGCGGGACTCGGTATCGGAGCGCTCGCGGCGTACCTCTGGTACGTCGGCCCGGAGGAAGTCGGCTCGCGCGTCGCGGCCGTCGCCCCGTGGGCCGTCGCCGCCGTCGGCGTTCTGATGCTCGCCGAGGCGACCGTCGACGGCCTCGGCGTCTGGGCGTCGGTGCGGCCCCTCCGAGGTGGGCTCTCGGCGCGGGCGAGCGTCCAGTTCGCGTTCGCCGGCGACTTCTTCGACGTGCTCAGCCCCGCCGGGCCGGTGAGTTCGGAGCCTATCATGGCGCAGTTCTTCGGCGTCGCGACCGAGACCAGTTACAGCGAGGCCCTCGGCGTCCGCGGCGTCGCCAAGTACGTCAAATCCGCGGCGCAGCTCCTCCTGTCGGTCGCGCTCGTCGGCGTCCTCTTTCTCGACGCGCCGGCGTCCCGGTTCGTCCTCGTGACGCTCGCTGGCGCGGTCGCCGCGCTGGTGGTCGTCGGCGCGGCGCTCGTCTGGGCGCGGGGCGCGCTGTCGATGGTCGTCGTCGCGGCTCTGACGCCGGTCGTTCGCGTCGTCACTGGCGTCACCCGCCGAACCCCGCTCGGCCGCGACGCCGTCGCCGGCGCGGTCGAACGCTTCTGGGAGCGCGTCGTCCAGTTCCGAGACGCGCCGGAACTCCTCGGCGTCATCGCGCTCAGCGGCGTCTTCGAGCAACTGCTCACGTCGCTCGCGCCCTGGGTCGCGCTCGCCGGCACCGGCACGACGGTGGCGCTTATCCCCATCGTCGCCGTCATCCCGCTCCCGCAGGCGGCGAGCGTCGTCCCCGTTCCCGGGAGTCTCGGCGCCTACGACGTGCTCCTCGCGGGCGCGCTCAGCCTCACGACGGGCGCGCCGGCCGCGGGGGCGGCCGCGGCGGTGCTCGTCGTGCGGACGTTCGAACTCCTCGTCTCGCTCGGCTGCGGCGGCGTCGCAACCGGGTTCCTCCGCGGTGTCCGGGCCTGA
- a CDS encoding DUF7551 domain-containing protein, whose protein sequence is MVGTTLTQIRTHIESLASDDGTYELVCGRTGERPVPVDGFRFEDRETAEAAARAARKYRSALRRYDPNVPYYDLIVSEHDSRSGFGGATATAEGWATAGATPGLPEPPCDLGTDAGGRTECAADGDRSERVEFCHRVAAAVFEALVDADHRAVETAVMDAYFDLAETMSSADDLCLRLLESMATALHVHLASAEQADVLERAASNLASRPDATKTLAATLAEMERLDLVESYTCSAWRSGPDATTRAAELTLEDYALSAREGRLPVLPVVLELYRRTSSWRPVSLHVTSTESGWHATLSVSSASSAVGLASVPIHEHAAD, encoded by the coding sequence ATGGTCGGCACGACACTCACCCAGATTCGGACCCACATCGAATCGCTCGCGAGCGACGACGGGACGTACGAGCTCGTCTGCGGACGGACCGGAGAGCGACCCGTTCCGGTCGACGGCTTCCGGTTCGAGGACCGCGAGACCGCCGAGGCCGCCGCACGCGCGGCGAGGAAGTATCGCTCCGCACTCCGGCGGTACGACCCGAACGTCCCGTACTACGACCTCATCGTCTCGGAGCACGACAGTCGCTCCGGCTTCGGCGGCGCGACCGCGACCGCGGAGGGCTGGGCGACCGCCGGGGCGACGCCCGGACTCCCCGAGCCACCCTGCGACCTCGGAACCGACGCGGGCGGCCGAACGGAGTGCGCGGCCGACGGAGACCGCTCCGAACGGGTCGAGTTCTGTCACCGGGTCGCGGCGGCGGTGTTCGAGGCGCTCGTGGACGCCGACCACCGGGCGGTCGAGACCGCGGTGATGGACGCGTACTTCGACCTCGCGGAGACGATGTCCAGCGCGGACGACCTCTGTCTGCGCCTGTTGGAGAGCATGGCGACCGCGCTCCACGTCCACCTCGCGTCGGCCGAACAGGCGGACGTGCTGGAGCGCGCCGCCTCGAACCTCGCGTCGCGGCCCGACGCGACGAAGACGCTGGCGGCGACGCTGGCGGAGATGGAACGGCTCGACCTCGTCGAATCGTACACCTGTTCTGCGTGGCGGTCCGGCCCGGACGCGACGACGAGGGCCGCGGAACTGACCCTCGAAGACTACGCGCTCTCGGCGCGCGAGGGGCGGCTTCCGGTGCTCCCGGTCGTCCTCGAACTCTACCGGCGGACGTCGTCGTGGAGGCCCGTCTCCCTGCACGTCACGTCAACCGAGAGCGGCTGGCACGCGACGCTGTCGGTGTCCTCCGCGTCGAGTGCGGTCGGGTTGGCGAGCGTCCCCATCCACGAACACGCCGCCGACTGA
- a CDS encoding ArsR/SmtB family transcription factor, whose product MRQLLWWLVGGTRGGRNRLRIIRALHERPMNTNQLSNELDLNYKTVQHHLEMLTENEVLTTSGEEYGKLFFLTPAMDDNLDLLDDIAEQTELGDEDA is encoded by the coding sequence ATGAGGCAGCTGCTGTGGTGGCTCGTCGGCGGGACTCGCGGCGGGAGAAACCGCCTCAGAATCATCCGCGCGCTGCACGAGCGTCCGATGAACACGAACCAGCTCTCGAACGAACTCGACCTGAACTACAAGACCGTCCAGCACCACCTGGAGATGCTCACGGAAAACGAGGTTCTCACCACCAGCGGCGAGGAGTACGGTAAGCTGTTCTTTCTGACGCCGGCGATGGACGACAATCTCGACCTCTTGGACGACATCGCAGAGCAGACCGAACTCGGAGACGAAGACGCCTGA